One segment of Ricinus communis isolate WT05 ecotype wild-type chromosome 8, ASM1957865v1, whole genome shotgun sequence DNA contains the following:
- the LOC8283668 gene encoding probable protein phosphatase 2C 60, producing MLSGLMNFLRACFRPRSDRYVHTNSDSSGRQDGLLWYKDHGQHFNGEFSMAVVQANNLLEDQSQLESGSLSLHDSGPFGTFVGVYDGHGGPETSRYINDHLFQHLKRFTTEQQSMSVDVIRKAFQATEEGFLSLVTKQWPMKPQIAAVGSCCLVGVICAGTLYIANLGDSRAVLGRAVKATGEVLSIQLSAEHNVCIESVRQEMQSLHPDDSQIVVLKHNVWRVKGLIQISRSIGDVYLKKAEFNREPLYAKFRLRESFKKPILSADPSISVHQLQPHDQFIIFASDGLWEHLSNQDAVDIVQNHPRNGSAKRLVKAALQEAAKKREMRYSDLKKIDRGVRRHFHDDITVIVVFLDSNLVSRASSVKCANISVRGGGISLPSNTLAPCTTPTEAGST from the exons ATGTTATCTGGGTTGATGAACTTTTTGAGGGCCTGCTTTCGGCCAAGGTCCGATCGATATGTGCACACCAATTCGGACAGCAGTGGCCGCCAAGATGGATTATTGTGGTACAAGGACCATGGGCAGCACTTCAATGGTGAATTTTCAATGGCCGTAGTGCAGGccaataatttacttgaagaTCAGAGCCAGCTTGAATCAGGCAGTTTAAGCTTACATGACTCTGGCCCATTTGGTACCTTTGTTGGAGTTTATGATGGACATGGGGGACCTGAGACATCACGCTATATCAATGATCATCTCTTTCAGCATCTCAAGA GGTTTACTACGGAGCAACAGTCAATGTCAGTGGATGTGATTCGGAAGGCATTTCAAGCAACAGAAGAAGGTTTTCTCTCACTTGTCACAAAACAATGGCCTATGAAACCGCAAATTGCGGCAGTTGGGTCATGTTGTCTTGTTGGTGTTATCTGTGCTGGAACCCTTTATATTGCCAACCTTGGTGATTCCCGTGCTGTTCTTGGTAGAGCTGTTAAGGCAACGGGGGAAGTTTTGTCCATTCAGCTTTCAGCTGAGCATAATGTCTGTATAGAGTCTGTGAGACAGGAGATGCAATCTTTGCATCCTGATGATTCACAGATTGTAGTTTTAAAACATAATGTATGGCGTGTAAAGGGCCTTATACAG ATATCCAGATCTATTGGTgatgtatatttgaaaaagGCTGAGTTTAACAGGGAGCCTTTATATGCCAAGTTTCGGCTACGTGAATCTTTTAAAAAGCCAATATTAAGTGCCGATCCATCAATTTCTGTGCATCAGCTGCAGCCACATgatcaatttattatatttgcatCTGATGGCCTCTGGGAGCACCTTAGCAATCAAGATGCAGTTGATATAGTACAAAATCATCCACGCAAT GGAAGTGCTAAGAGACTGGTGAAAGCTGCTCTGCAAGAAGCAGCAAAGAAGAGAGAAATGAGGTATTCAGACTTGAAGAAGATTGACCGTGGTGTTCGACGGCATTTCCACGATGATATTACTGTGATCGTCGTGTTCCTTGACTCAAACCTAGTAAGCAGGGCTAGCTCAGTCAAGTGCGCAAATATATCCGTGAGAGGGGGTGGCATCAGCCTGCCCTCAAACACATTGGCTCCATGTACTACGCCAACTGAAGCTGGCAGTACCTGA